The Sparus aurata chromosome 12, fSpaAur1.1, whole genome shotgun sequence sequence gggaGGGAGCAGACGTCCTACTGTACCGTGCAGGTACACCGAGTCACAGGAGCACAGACGTGCGGTACCTCGCAGAAACACCGATGCGTTAGTGGGTGAACAGGTGATGCAGGGAAGACGTGATGAAGACACCCTTGACTTGCCGCTCATTACAGTATTAGTACAAGTTTAGATTTCACCTCAAAGTGTGTCTATATAAAAATGGTTACTTacctgtgtatatgtgtgtgtgcagtgtgtgtgtgtgtgtgtgtgtgtgtgtgtgtgtgtgtgtgtgtgtgtgtgtgtgtgtgtgtgcgtgcgtgcttgtTTCTGTCTGAGTGACAGGCTCTCATCACTGAAAAGTTTTCCACGCAGCGGGAAAGTCGATCCCCCTGCCGTCGCTCAGGTGACAGCCACAATGAAAGCGGCTGTATTTATATCGGGACACATGACAGACTGCAGCCCCTCCGTCATGAAGCTGATGGATACAGGAGCCAGATTTGGACTGAATGCACGCATCCATTTTTAATCTGCTCAAccggggtcacacacacacacacacacagagcacggCCTTAACAGGTTCCAGCTTCACCTGCGTCTCACCTGTGAACCTCCACCAGCTACAAAACACTTTATACACACATCGGCTGGTGTGGTGACTCTGTGGTGCCCTTTGTTTACCcttgcccctcaaacatcctgaggtCCACACCTGGACATAATGTGAGCTGGGAGTGAGACACTCCTCCTATTCTGGGATTGATGCGATTGATGCTTTTCCTCACCATTGGCTCCGATTGCATCCCGAGCTGTCTATAGCGGGGGATCTGTCTTCGATTTCCACTCGTGTTTAAGGAGTTTTGTCAAGGCCCCCTTGAGACGGTGTATGGGAAGTAAAATGCAACTGGACTAAAACATATTGATGACTGCAtttgtgtataaaaaaattcaaaatcttAACAAGTATATTCGGAACTTCAGATAATTTTTTTACACTGCTTGCACTGGTGCACCTAAAAGTTAGGGGGCACCAGCACAAAATGTAGGCACACcgataatatattttttaatttagtgAATATTTTAAACGTGAATGAATTGGCTCACATGCACCCAGCCGGTGcttgttaaaaatatttttacaagCTAAATTTTTTTAAGCCAACCTGCTGAATTTCAGGCGCACTGGTGCCACCGATGAAAATAGTGGCACCCTGGAGCCCTGAAATGTGTCTAATTTCTAGTCAAAACATCTTATTAGTCTTAATATAAGAGACAAACATAGGAAAAGTAACATTTCAGCGAGATATATGACttctttttttaccattttcacTTGTTCCATTGGTagatagttgttttaaaatggtATTTTTCCCAGTGCATTAGCATCATTTtgctgaaacatgttttatcatCATAGGCTCTTATGTGtaaacttttgttttcttcaataAATGAGCCTCTGTGTAATATAAAACGTGTTCTTGTTTGTATTcctgaacaacaaaacaattaaagtCAGCTTAAATCAAGCCATACTGACATCTGGATAGTCTGGATACATGATGCTTCTCTCATGAAAAAACACCCACTTTTAACAGCAAACAATAAGCAATAAACACTGTTCAGATCTACTTCTATGTTTCACTTAATTGCAAAGGTGTGAGGAAACGGCTCTGATGCTTTAATTTGGTGAACTAAAAGCTTATGAAACAATCTTACAGCGTGCTCTTGTGCTTTTTGCAAAGTTCAATGTGCAGACTTACGTGCCCGAAGACTGACTTCACTATGGGATGGAGACTAGAGTCGTACTCGGACGCGGTTGCGCTCAGCCTCTTGGATTTGTGGCTGGCTGCGGGCTGCGCCGGGGCGCTGGTCGCGGGCGGGTCGGAGCTGAGGCTGGAGAACGACCCGCTGATGACTCTCTCCCTGGGCTCGAAGAAGAAATCCGCGTCGTCCGCCTGTTTGGGATAAGATGGGGTTGGAGAGGTCCTCCTGTCCTGCCGGGAGCCGCCCTGGTGATGCGCTGCAGGAGGCGGCTCACCTCGAGAGGAGTCGTGGTGGTGATGGGAGTGCTTGGTCCTGGTGGGCTTGCTGCGCTCCTTCTGATGCCGGCTTGTCCTGTGCCTCACGTCCTCCTGGGCGTCATCCAGGTGACTCGCCTGCCGGTGAGAGTGGTGGCTCCTCTGCGCGCGGTGCTCACCTTGATTCCGAGAGTCCGCGTGTCTCGGCTGGCAGAGGGGTCTCCGCGCGCTCGTCTCGCACTCCTCCGTCCAGCCTGCATCCTCGCTGCCTCCAGCTCCGGCGGGCTGATGCTGAGGAAGCTGAGTGCGGTGGCTCCGGTGGTCTCGTGGAGCGCTATTGGAGTGTGCGGACCTGCGGTTGAGCCCCGATGATCTCAGCAGAGAGGTGGTGGACTCGCTTTTGGGCAGAGAGGAGCTCATCGTCCTCCTTCTCTCGCTTGACGGGCGAAGTGATGAAGCTGCTGGAGGCTGGAGGTCGAGTAGAGGAAAAGGAGGCAGTCCTCCGCCACATGCAGGTGTTGAGCATCAGTGGGACCCCGCGCTCTTTAATCCACGCGCGCACACTCCAGCATCACCGTGATGGAGCAGCAGCCACCTGACTGATGTGAGGTGCAGCCTGATGTGGCAGCCGGGCGGTAACTTTGGATGGCGGCACTGTGTTGCGCTGCAGCGTGCCACGCGCAGTACACGCGCAAAGTTCAATGAGACCCACGTCACGGATCCATCTGTGGCGTAATGAGCCGCCTTGATTAATCTTCCCTCTCTGTGTTACCACTGCAGAGCTCCTGCTTGAGCGTCTCTGCTATATGTTTACACCTTTAAAGGAACACTTCGCACAAATATGAACATCCAGTCATCATCTACCCTAAacatggggacttgttttaaaatgtaaaacacaaaaacatgaaaatggctCCATATAGCTAGCTTGGTGTATTGAAAGTCTCTGGAAGCGCAGAGAtcccaaaatgattttgaaattAGTTATTTACACCCAGGACACACAGTTGACCTTATGCACTGACTTCAGATGGGGTGCATGCTAACagttttagcttagcagctgcagtgaagaatTCAGAGTATAAAAGGTTGTAATAACGTCTCTTCAAATCATTTCAGGTCTTTGGGGTCTTCTGGGTCTCAGATTACGCCAAACaagctgtatgaagccatttaATATATTGTGTTGGTTCTCTTTCCCCTCCTAAGTCTttatctacttcagttgtttaggaacacgctgttttgctgtgaagccctggaaatgttttgtgggctacGAAACATCACCCCACTTTCAACTGGCATCAGAATGAGTAGATACctttaatttttgggtgaactcatcctttaacgTCTGTGGACGGAGTCCTCTTCGAACACGTCAGAGAGTAGCCCGTCTGTCTCCAACAGATTTGAAGCACAACTGTACGTTTTCTTAAACTAGACACAATTTGAAGGCTCAGAATCAATGCGGGATACACACACAATAACGTAAGATTCATGCAAATGTGACAATATAAGAGCCCCCAAAAATGTTCAaggatgacacaaaaaggatgACAGAGTGAAACCACGCCACACTCACTAGGCCATTTGAGCTATGAATAGTAACATAACCTTGTTGTTGTTAACAGTGAGGCGTTTGTTCATTAGTCAGCTGCAGAATAAACAAACGGGGGGAATGGGATTCACAGAATAGAGAGTAAAATCTTCAagattgaaataaaacaacaagatTAATTCATTCTAGACGCCAAGCTGCTGAAGGACAGTTGAAATCATAAAGAAAGCAACTAGGTAATTTCTCTTATAACCAGAAATTCATCTGATGTTGGTCAAAGAGgtcttttttgttgttcatATTTACATCTTCCCCCtggcttttgttttatttggatttgTTAAACTTCAAAAATGCTGTAAATATTCCAGGTAATGTACAGGCAATTATCTGTCTCCCTGCTTATataagtttattttattttattggcgcAAACACAGGAATTCACACTCTGTCAGTGTTCTAACTTTTGCCTGCATGAGTCAAGAACATTTTAACCTACCCGTATAAACAACACAGTTGCATAATCTGGGTATAGCAACGGTGCCAAGGCATGAACGTAATGGAGCATTTGACTGTgattttattcaaaataataacaGCAAAGGttggaaggaaaaggaaaaagaaaacgaaaaaaacccagctgaaaataaaagtgtgCCAGTCTTTCAGTCTCATCCCATCTGCACACCCTGGGTCATAATTCTCACAGCAGATGTCCGGGGATGCAGGGCAAAAAAAGTATGTAATGATGTTAATATACGAGGCCAATTAGACACTCGGGCTCTCACGAACTGTGTTTCGCAGTGCAAAGCTGAGATATGAGCAGATTTttgccctcctctctctgggGAATTTTTGTTCTCTGACATCTgtgtctctgcctcctctgctcCAGGGAGAGGCAAAGTATCTTCACTCCACCGCTCCCGAACCCCTCCCACGTCAACATCAGCCTGCTGTAACTCCTCTGCTACCTTTGCCACCAATGCTGAGCCAGTGCTAGTCTGAAAGTCATTATCAGGTGTGACATTACTGACCTCATCGTCCTGGAAACATCCTCTTTTTTCCTGATGTTTTTCAGTTCTACTTTGTGTCATTATATGATGCTCCTCAGAAGCCCCTCCCTCTCTATTTTGCTCTCCCCCTCTGTAGACACTGGGCTGCAGCAGGGGATCACGAGCCTCAGGGTGCAATATGGCCTATTTAATgtccacagagacagagagagtaaaaaaacaacaggggaTGTGGTGTGTAAgaataaacaatatttaaaaacagaatcagagcaacaacaacaacaaaaaaaacaacactggaaatgttgtttccttccctctctttgGGGCCACGTCTCTTTCTATTTTTCTATCCATCCCCCTGATCCCCACCGCCCCGACGTCACCCAGTCCAACACTCAGCGGGGTCAGATGGTCAAACTAACTTTCATGACAAGAGCCGCGGCGCTCACAGCTGCTGCTCCGCGCTCGCAAAACAGCACAGTCGTTGGGAATGAATGTAAAACAGTATTTCTGGATACAGTTCGTGCCCCGAAGGATGGATTAAAAAATCCATGTGCTCACTTATTCTGGAGCACTGTGGAGAAAGAACGCGTCATGCGGAATAAACGTTCTGGGTCCAGCAGAGACAAGGACCCAGACTGCCAACAacaaaatagatagatagatgcaaATGCAGGGGCTGCCATTcaaagccaatcacagcacaggagggaggaaagagtcAAAACAGtcttttggaggaaaaaagCTTCCGATGTCCTCCATCCTCATTTTTAATTGTGGTGCATTTAATGGAATAACTATCTAATCTATGTACAAagtcatttcattatttttaaattttggcAGATTCAGCCCTCCATGGTAATTGGTTATCACATCAAACAGTGTAATATGGTTATATTTGCTGCTACAAAAGATGATGCCTGCCAGCCTTAGGCTCACCATTAGTCTCACTTTCACTCCCGTTGTTGCCAGTAAATATCAGGATTCTGATGAAATTACAGCCAGGAAATGTAAGATTTTATTACCCTCTCGTATGCTGAGTAAGTTGGTGAgaaaagatttgtttgttagttttgcaaacattttttctcttttcttcccaAGCACTGGCTGCATTCAGGGAAACGTaccagtctgtctgtcagaaTGAGTGTACATTATTATTTTGTCAGTCCAGTCAAATACAACAACTGCAATCCTTGTGTCgaacacactgaacagattttACTTTATGTGCACTTGATTGTGTTCTTGATATGAAATTTAATCCGTACATTTGAATTGTGTTCATATTTCATCCTAATCAACCAAGAAATTCACAAACAAAGCTAACTCATTCATTCTGTACTCTAATTTTCATTGTGATATTCAGcagttttgttcagtttttaatcCTAACCGCTCCCTTGTCCCTGACTCTTACTGTATCTATGATCACATCTTGCATCCCCATTAACCTCGTCCCACGGTACAGTTTGGTATCGCTGAAAGATTAATCAGGGGGGTAAATAATTAACCACACAGCAGCTTGGGGAGCACTGGGTGAAGAAAGAGCTCCCTCATCTGAATCATCGCAACATTTTGCCCACTCATCTGATGAGCGTTTTGTGTAGGATGTATCATCGACACTAAAATATGAACCTTGAAATCGATACCTTGATAAAACTCAAGTTTCAGCTTCAGATGAAAGCTCTGCTGTCATCAAAAGGCTGATATGATAATTAACTGGATGCTCCAGTGAACCAAGGCACAGCTCCTTTAAATTAATAATCACATATTTATTGATTAAGTCCGCCATTCCCccttaaatgcacagtatgttaTTTCTGCAGCTCGGGGGTCTGTCTGTCAGAAATGGGAAAATAAAGGATGTAGTTTGGTGACTTCTTGAAGTAGCATGGGATCTTGGGAGTTGTTGCcttcattgttaaacagccACCATTGCCAATGAAAATCGATGTGACAATGATTCAGAAACAGTCAGACTTCCTGACTTCCTTCCTTTTACCGTCCGATGTACGATCTGATGTTTCCCCAGAAGTTATAAAGAAAGATGACCAATTAGACGCATCATTACCTTGAAATTGTgtttaaaggcaggaacacaccggcccaaccgttggacgtctgaagcgtttggagagggtcgggaacaaatatgtttggtgtgttcagctgcgtcgaaAGCTTTCGGGGCCACGCAGatgttgtcggatccgactgagcatgcaaagtctgacccccaatttccactggatacgtgtccgctgcgttgcagctccgatctggttttgctccgccgtccgccgtccggcaatctcCACCGGAtttgagtccgctgcggcgcagtacggtagacagctggctcacaaggcagaggagttcccgcgataatcacatgatcactcacgaccgcagttataggtctgtgttattaaaatcaagaacacgaagtgttcccgaccgagggattagcagaaaagcttgtgtttgtctctttttttgagatttatgtactggtgtcaacaccgagtgttttattttgaaaggtaaccggatgctgtttgttattttagcgcttgacttcctgtctgctcggtgctaaattcagctgaattgctgcgtcgcacTCCGGAatccgccagatataggagtcctgcgtatctgtgccggagggcgccggactgccggagctgggacggagcagatacgcagcgcagcggacctggtggagattgacacattgactaaagtgaaacgtatttgttccgctggcgtggcggagacgcaacgcagcggagacgtatccagtggaaattgggggtgaggaggagggccgtcggacgtctgagccattggattctctgattggttgtgtgccagctgaatggccgttctgattggcgttgtgctagcgaatcagcgcgatgtgtgggaggggcggaatactgtgtgcgcattgtttttctatgcactccgttccgtcattccccgttttcatgttttgcagtactggcaccagactagttgttatgtccgttcaggacgaattaatttgtgttcgtttggtaatgcctcgctgcatgtttagtatgcagctgtttttagcggaaatagttaagtttcgttttgatcgaaagtaaagagagttgcgtgcacaaggctctcgtttacaactcacaacacaagcgccatccgcttattgcatctcgcgcaagcgcagaacgtacacgctactgtggagtaggctgcacgtcgaagcggtgtgttcaatgccgcttttctgccgaacgggtcagacaagaggcaacggagtggtcggagagtggtcggataaggcagttggacgtctgggcggtgtgtgggggccttaagatTTACGATTGCGCAAAATAATCATGGTTTTAGCTCAGTTtggattcattttttttgtcagatgtaatTCTCTTGAAATTAATTCAAGTAACTTGTAAAACATTATtaacggtaaaaaaaaaaaaaaaaagaagaggataAATAAACTAAGATGGTAAAATGGATGGATTACACATAAGGGATGGatgtttgtaagtgtgtgtgtatgtttgtgatgATGTCTTGTCATTCCTCGGATCTCAAGTCTGAAGGTCTGCTGGAATCATTTTTGACACTTCCCTTTACAGTTCAGTGCAGCAGCTGTCAGTATTTCGGAGTCAGATTTTCACaatactgtaaaaaaacaaaaaaaacaaaaaaaaaaagttcattaaAGGTTTGCTTCCCGTGCCAATTCACTCTCAAAAATGActaataattttgttttttgtgtttgctgtCCTCACTCTCATTACCATCTGTTATCAGGCTGACACGCTGGTGTTATCAGCATATTTTATCATTATGTTATTTTAGCATTGGGCAACTTGGCGATTGATGAAGGCAGTGGCAGCAAAAACAAGGCTCTTGCGGACTCACAGCCTGCAGTCGTGTGTTAGAAAATTACATAAACAGTTACAGATCTTGTTGTTACGGTTGTATTGAATCCCAAAGTCAATAAACAACATTCTGTTTACCATTTCTAAGGTGTCCTTGAGCAGTTCATCACCTCGGAATATAAACTTGTCATCAAACTGTGGCCTGCTGATGGATGAGCGTGTTGAATTTTATGGATACCAAAGCACTGCTTAGATAAACTTTATAAAAGCAGTTCAGAGACAGATGGCAGTAATCACATGGCCATGTGATGTCTTCTCGGTTGTTTTATCAATTTTTTGCGGTCTCTTAGAGGTTAGAAGTGAGTGAGCAGTAGGACAGTCTTATAGTAGTGCATGTGTTACTCTTCTCTCTGGTTTACTTTTACCATTTGCTTTTTTAATCTTTCTGGGAAGAGGATGCTTTTGTTTATCAAGGCACTTATTCATTTCCAAGTAACATTGTTATGGGTTTTAACAACTTTGTATAGTTATCATTCCACTGGAATTTTAGTGATCTTGTTTTTTACAAAGAAGTTTTAACAAATACAACCCACAAGGCAGCAAAAGAATTCTTGATAACATTGAGCTactaaatgtaacatttcatcTCCCCCCTACCATTGCATTCACATTACGACACCGCTGTTGTTCGAGTCATCTGTGTCAGTTTGTGCACgagctaacgttgctaatggTGCTTTCAGCCGGAATGCAACAATGGCACCGCTGCGCTCTTGAACCCATTATTTCTAATGGCTTGTGCCGCACCATGGCAGGTTTTCGCTTTGCTGAGCAAAGCGGCGGGCAGCACCCACCCACCGGCCAGCACTGTGCTGAACCCCGCGGCAAGCACAGCTCAAACTGCATCCTGTCTGAAGGACCAAGAACTCGCGCTAACGTTAACATTgctaaagctagctagctaacgttagggCCAGACAGTTTGCTGGAAACACACTGTTGAACTCAGCcgttcttgtgttttttctctacaaactggcaactaccaagactgttgatcgctgacaaaacacagatactACTTGATACAAACAACGTTAAACTACTGACTCACAAACCTCGTCAGAAGCTGGAACCACCCGTCAGAATTCTTACAcggacagaaacaaaacaatcattttggacctgACAGACATTTTAGAATGCAGGTTGTGATTAATAACCTTAATCACATTCTTAACAAATTCTCCAGGTCCAGATTTCTCCTGGTAGAAACCATGAAACTCTCATAAACTCATTTATGTAGATATTATTTTGGTATCTGTATCAAATAACGTGGCACGGGAATCACTGGATTTGATTCCTTTTGAATCTTTGTATCCCGGCACCAGTCGTGTCTGGTCACAGTTTTCCACCCGACATCGGCGCTGAGGTGTGTGGCGCCACAACCTCGCTCATTGTGTGTGACGGGGAAGGAAATCACAGAACAAAGTGccagcagttgttttttttttatttcaactggACAGACTAAactactgtgtgtgttcatttctccagtttgttgttgttatttcctTTTAGAAATGACAGTACAAgtaatgtttaaatgtctgaataCAAAAAAGCTGAGGTCGAACAAAGTGCCACTTTGCTATATATCTACAGGCTTGCGATCCTATAAACTCCATTACCTAACCCTAATCCCACTTAAAGTCCCCGCAGGTGTTTTCAATTATTCTGTCTGATTAGACCTCTGCTCAGTTCGATGGTGGGCACAGCTCTTCTGGGGTTTTAAACATCGTCAGTCAGAGCCCATATTTAGCCGAATGTGGTCCACATGCTCATGAGTGTCCTGCCCTTTTCATTGAGGATGACCTGGCAGCTAAAATCTTCTCaggagaggaataaaaaaattTGATTTCAAATACGTTTTCTGAGATATGATGCCAGTCATCTCTGCAGCAGGGGGTTTCGTGTGATGACAAGCTGGGCCAGGTTTATTGACATTTTGGAGAGAACAGCCTGACCCCTGCAAGCCTTTTGGCAATTTACATGTAGTGTAGCACTGACGTCGCAGTGGCATTTTAAACATAAGAGTCAAATTATGCTGTAACATAACGGGTGTGTGGGGTACTTTATAGTTTATTAGGCCCATCGCACTGACGTACTgtcaaaaaaccaaaaacaaagcaTCCATTTTCTTGAGATGACTGTCTGAATGGGTGGATATAAGTGCATGGTGCTCATGTGCTTATTTCCAATCAGCCACAGCTGTATGAGGGAGGTGTTAATTCCTCAGGGCTTAAACTGCTTAATTTCCACCCACTCCAATAATGGCTTCATCCCAGCAAATGGAGGGCTGGTGCAGTTCACTCAGCGTGACTGTTACCAGTCACAGCAAGTGAGTTTCACTTTGAATGAGGTGGATAAAAGGAGTGAAATAAAGATTGCTGCAACTCacttctgattttttttatcatcttattTTACTATTGAAGAAATAATGCAGCTATAAAAGGGGGAAAtcagtttaaatgtttatttatgtacCAGTCATAAATAAAACCAGCAATTTTTCAGCTAGATTtcattctttttctgtttttttcctttccttcagtaaGTTATATtcttcttgtgcatgtaaaggATTTTAGCAgttaaaaaggccaaagtccacaccaacagaagctcctctttcccacagaaaacactgcttgTGAAATGCCTTGTCAGTAGTCTCACCTTAAATTCCGTGACTATATGACATCACAATAcaatcaccatgtcacacatttacataaccTATGCCGAGCCACTAGTCTGGCATGTAGGAACTCagttagcacagctgctctgttgttaaGGGCGCTGGCTCAGGCGTGCCTGAGCTGACCAATCTGAACGTTCAGGCTTAAAAATGTTATCGTATTTCAAGTTTATGCTTTTTTGCAATGTTTACACTTCTTTAATTTATTAGCAAAAGTGGCAATCAGTGATAGCAGACAATATATACATGTCAGTAATTTACATGAAAATGTAGTCCATAATATTGTTTGTATAATAATGtattctgtcttgtttttttaagcattaGTTTAGACAAAACATAGCTGCACAAATCTCCTGCAGTGACTTGGTTTGAGTCTACTTTTGGGATGATGTATTACCCAAGAAATCTATGTGTAATCCAAATCATCTTGAACTTCCATTTTTGCCCAAATGTTACATCTCGCTCTGTCTTTTGGTTCATCGGGGGGGGTGACTCAGCCAGACGAAAACAGTTTTAGAATTATTTACGCCTCAGAggaaaacagcaatattttGGTCACTCGTCTGTCACTCATGAGCCTCAGAGTGCACAGTAACAAAGACGAGACATGTGACTGTTGGGGGCCGTTAATCACCCTCTCTCGAGCAACGTAAGGTGTAAAGGTGACACATTgcgacaagaaaaaaaagaaacatctgtgATTGAATGATGCACTAAAGGTGCAGTGCACACATGCTGTAGGATGGCGGATTTGAGTCAACAGGGGCTGGCACG is a genomic window containing:
- the cabp1b gene encoding calcium-binding protein 1b isoform X1, encoding MSSSLPKSESTTSLLRSSGLNRRSAHSNSAPRDHRSHRTQLPQHQPAGAGGSEDAGWTEECETSARRPLCQPRHADSRNQGEHRAQRSHHSHRQASHLDDAQEDVRHRTSRHQKERSKPTRTKHSHHHHDSSRGEPPPAAHHQGGSRQDRRTSPTPSYPKQADDADFFFEPRERVISGSFSSLSSDPPATSAPAQPAASHKSKRLSATASEYDSSLHPIVKSVFGHDQKKNYKAVQSCEEGGSGGAYLEPLVALAQNGANMHNVLGPACIFLRKGFAESRQADRELRPEEMDELREAFKEFDKDKDGFIGCKDLGNCMRTMGYMPTEMELIELSQQINMNLGGHVDFEDFVELMGPKLLAETADMIGVKELRDAFKEFDTNGDGQISTAELREAMKKLLGQQVGHRDLEDILRDIDLNGDGHVDFEEFVRMMSR
- the cabp1b gene encoding calcium-binding protein 1b isoform X2, which gives rise to MSSSLPKSESTTSLLRSSGLNRRSAHSNSAPRDHRSHRTQLPQHQPAGAGGSEDAGWTEECETSARRPLCQPRHADSRNQGEHRAQRSHHSHRQASHLDDAQEDVRHRTSRHQKERSKPTRTKHSHHHHDSSRGEPPPAAHHQGGSRQDRRTSPTPSYPKQADDADFFFEPRERVISGSFSSLSSDPPATSAPAQPAASHKSKRLSATASEYDSSLHPIVKSVFGHDRELRPEEMDELREAFKEFDKDKDGFIGCKDLGNCMRTMGYMPTEMELIELSQQINMNLGGHVDFEDFVELMGPKLLAETADMIGVKELRDAFKEFDTNGDGQISTAELREAMKKLLGQQVGHRDLEDILRDIDLNGDGHVDFEEFVRMMSR